One Methanococcus aeolicus Nankai-3 DNA segment encodes these proteins:
- a CDS encoding adenylate kinase, with the protein MEHKLVVVTGVPGVGGTTITQKAMEILKEENINYKMVNFGTAMFEVAQSQNIVEDRDEMRKLDADTQKRIQKMAGRKIAEMVKEQPIVVDTHSTVKTPKGYLAGLPKWVLDELNPNMIVVVETTGDEILMRRMSDETRKRDLETASDIEEHQFMNRCAAMTYGVLTGATVKIVKNKNGLLDEGVEELVSILRY; encoded by the coding sequence ATGGAGCACAAATTAGTGGTAGTTACAGGGGTACCCGGAGTAGGTGGAACTACAATAACCCAGAAAGCAATGGAGATATTAAAAGAAGAAAATATAAACTATAAAATGGTAAATTTCGGGACTGCAATGTTTGAAGTAGCTCAAAGTCAAAATATCGTAGAAGATAGGGACGAAATGAGAAAATTAGATGCAGATACCCAAAAAAGAATTCAAAAAATGGCAGGTAGGAAAATTGCTGAAATGGTAAAAGAACAGCCAATAGTAGTTGATACACACAGCACAGTGAAAACTCCAAAAGGTTATTTGGCAGGACTTCCTAAATGGGTTTTAGATGAATTAAATCCTAATATGATAGTTGTAGTGGAAACTACTGGGGATGAAATATTAATGAGAAGAATGAGTGACGAAACAAGAAAAAGAGACCTGGAAACAGCTAGCGATATAGAGGAGCATCAATTTATGAATAGATGCGCAGCAATGACATATGGTGTTTTAACTGGGGCCACAGTTAAAATAGTTAAGAATAAAAACGGATTATTGGATGAAGGAGTTGAGGAATTAGTTTCAATATTAAGATATTAA
- a CDS encoding helicase HerA-like domain-containing protein, which translates to MNEILGYIIGETTNTELSFLSLGMPEIGGYVLIKYENKNILGMVESVVQGCPVFDEVLSVNDLIKLKNLENEDSYYIMGKIKVLGDIENKEIPRVPPKPGTEVYIADDDSLKNMFSDGHLKIGKLISREVPVCLDVNKLCSRHLAILAITGMGKSNTVSVLLSELNKLNGTVVVFDVHGEYKEIKSNNSNNILNTHNVEPQINIFNISSSALCDLAGVDAQATKQRPYINKAIKSVKKQYKEVDFNSAEDYVNSIIFELESYIEINKRDAESIQTAIFRLEDMLQFKNHIIRLHYNPIEEIKDGHINILPLDGLDENDMDIIISYFSKEILKNRKKSFRNNEPKPVFLIFEEAHLIVPQNRNTKSKYYISRIAREGRKFGVGICLVSQRPKTLDQESLSQCNNLIISKLIEPSDQSHVQHASENLSEDLLKQLPSLNIGEAVIIGPCLKIPAIVKIDKFDGEYKGEDIDIVNIWKNNYNNENNEKRLYSEDMYGDL; encoded by the coding sequence ATGAATGAGATATTGGGATATATTATTGGTGAAACCACCAATACAGAATTAAGCTTTTTATCATTGGGTATGCCTGAAATTGGGGGGTATGTCTTAATAAAATATGAGAATAAAAATATACTGGGAATGGTTGAAAGTGTTGTGCAGGGTTGCCCAGTATTTGATGAAGTATTAAGCGTAAATGATTTAATAAAATTAAAAAACCTAGAAAATGAAGATTCCTACTATATTATGGGAAAAATAAAGGTATTGGGAGATATTGAAAATAAAGAAATTCCAAGGGTGCCACCAAAACCAGGAACAGAAGTATATATTGCCGACGATGATTCATTAAAAAATATGTTTTCAGATGGGCATTTAAAAATAGGCAAATTGATATCAAGAGAGGTTCCCGTATGCCTTGATGTCAATAAATTATGCTCTCGGCACTTGGCAATATTGGCAATTACCGGAATGGGAAAATCAAACACAGTATCGGTGTTATTATCCGAATTAAATAAGTTAAATGGAACCGTTGTAGTTTTTGATGTTCATGGAGAGTATAAAGAAATAAAATCAAACAACAGCAACAACATATTAAATACTCACAATGTCGAACCACAAATAAATATATTTAATATAAGTAGTAGTGCATTATGTGATTTAGCGGGAGTAGATGCACAGGCCACAAAACAGCGACCATATATTAATAAGGCAATAAAATCGGTTAAAAAACAATATAAGGAAGTTGATTTCAATTCTGCGGAAGATTATGTAAATTCAATAATATTTGAATTGGAATCATATATTGAGATTAATAAAAGAGATGCGGAAAGTATTCAAACTGCCATATTTAGATTGGAGGATATGCTTCAATTTAAAAATCACATTATTAGACTACATTATAATCCAATAGAGGAAATAAAAGACGGACATATTAACATACTGCCATTAGATGGATTAGATGAAAATGATATGGATATTATTATTTCTTACTTTTCAAAAGAGATTTTAAAGAATAGAAAAAAATCATTTAGAAATAATGAACCAAAACCTGTATTTTTAATATTTGAGGAGGCACATTTAATAGTGCCACAAAATAGAAATACAAAATCAAAATATTATATATCCCGAATAGCTCGGGAAGGTAGAAAATTTGGAGTTGGGATATGTCTTGTATCCCAAAGGCCCAAAACTCTTGACCAGGAATCATTATCCCAATGCAACAATTTAATTATATCTAAATTAATAGAACCTTCTGACCAATCCCATGTTCAACATGCCTCTGAGAATTTAAGTGAAGATTTATTAAAACAATTGCCCAGTTTGAATATTGGAGAGGCTGTGATTATAGGGCCTTGTTTAAAAATTCCTGCAATTGTAAAAATAGATAAATTTGATGGAGAATATAAGGGAGAAGATATTGATATTGTAAATATATGGAAGAACAATTATAATAATGAAAATAATGAAAAAAGACTTTATTCAGAAGATATGTATGGAGATTTATAG
- a CDS encoding 50S ribosomal protein L34e produces MPAPRFKSGSFKKISKRGPGNKTLTHHRRSKVSKAKCGACGALLNGVPRGRKIEIAKLSKTEKRPERPYGGFLCPKCLKRLMIEKARNL; encoded by the coding sequence ATGCCTGCTCCAAGATTTAAGTCAGGTTCATTCAAAAAAATTTCAAAAAGAGGTCCTGGAAACAAAACTCTCACACACCACAGAAGAAGTAAAGTTTCAAAAGCTAAATGTGGTGCATGTGGAGCTCTCCTTAACGGAGTTCCAAGAGGACGAAAAATAGAGATAGCAAAACTTTCAAAGACAGAGAAAAGACCAGAGAGACCATATGGTGGATTTTTATGTCCAAAATGTCTCAAAAGGTTAATGATTGAGAAAGCAAGAAACTTATAG
- a CDS encoding DUF106 domain-containing protein: MFDSIFNMFYGALDSVFMPIIKNMHPAIAILTMAFVVSFIINLATKLLVNQKRMAELKKEIQDFQVKARQAQKDPDLMEKLQAEQQKMMASQMEMMKMSFKPMIYTWVPIIAIFAYLRHVYDYNGVIHLANSGWNGVVVELPVILSKILLVGPFHWIGSIFYKGGFGIVGDTALGWLGWYILCSMATSMILRKVMGIK, encoded by the coding sequence ATGTTTGACTCAATTTTTAATATGTTTTATGGTGCATTGGATTCAGTATTTATGCCAATTATAAAAAATATGCATCCTGCTATTGCCATATTGACTATGGCTTTCGTTGTATCTTTTATTATAAATTTAGCTACAAAATTGCTTGTAAATCAGAAAAGAATGGCTGAATTAAAGAAAGAAATTCAGGATTTTCAAGTTAAGGCAAGACAGGCACAAAAAGACCCTGATTTAATGGAAAAATTACAGGCAGAACAGCAAAAAATGATGGCATCTCAAATGGAAATGATGAAAATGAGTTTCAAACCTATGATATATACATGGGTGCCAATTATTGCTATATTTGCATATTTGAGGCATGTTTATGATTATAATGGAGTAATCCATTTGGCAAATAGTGGTTGGAATGGTGTTGTGGTGGAGCTCCCTGTAATTCTTTCAAAGATATTACTTGTGGGACCATTTCACTGGATTGGGAGTATATTTTACAAAGGTGGATTTGGTATAGTGGGGGATACGGCATTAGGCTGGCTTGGATGGTATATTTTATGCTCAATGGCTACTTCAATGATATTGAGGAAGGTTATGGGAATTAAATAA
- a CDS encoding Sjogren's syndrome/scleroderma autoantigen 1 family protein, whose translation MDFVKMASKEMFKGSKMLSKHCDVCGAPMFEDKEGNEYCPQCNHEDKITNMDNIDKSTSNIDNNNHQEILNKKINYLFDKLDNETDINRITEIGIALKTIMELRYKEI comes from the coding sequence ATGGATTTTGTAAAAATGGCATCCAAGGAAATGTTTAAAGGTTCGAAAATGCTTTCCAAACATTGTGATGTTTGTGGAGCTCCCATGTTTGAAGACAAAGAAGGCAATGAATATTGTCCCCAATGTAATCATGAGGATAAAATAACAAACATGGACAACATAGATAAATCTACCAGCAATATTGATAACAATAACCATCAAGAAATATTAAATAAAAAAATAAATTATTTATTTGATAAATTAGATAATGAAACTGATATAAACAGAATAACTGAAATTGGAATTGCACTTAAAACTATAATGGAATTACGATATAAAGAAATATAG
- the gatE gene encoding Glu-tRNA(Gln) amidotransferase subunit GatE codes for MELNYNELGLKVGLEIHQQLNTKRKLFCNCPTLIREDSPDGEIQRTLRTSQSEMGEIDKAALIESKKGKKNIYQYYNDTTCLVELDEEPPHAPSEEAIKTALEVSYLMNMEAVNEIQTMRKIVIDGSNTSGFQRTAYISQDGFIETEHGRVGITSLCLEEDACRKIEGNDSYTIYRVDRLGIPLLEITTEPDITNPKMGKESAKRIGSILRATGMAKRGLGTIRQDVNVSIKNGARIEAKGVQNLDLIEKVIENEVIRQMNLIEIAKTLQERNAEAIHNIIDITELLKNTNSKVLKSALKKKNGKIKAVVLKGFGGLVGKEIQEGRRLGTELSDRAKIIAGVGGLFHTDELPHYGITGEEVKLLKEYINSIISITEQDAIVLVADENNKVDNALNAILTRAEEAILGVPEETRKALENGNTSYLRPLAGSARMYPETDIPAIYLEEEYIQSIKDNLPEMPETKLKRFIKEYELNEDLANIMVSSYKVNMFEELCKNHNTIKPTLIATTLEATLREIKREGHNTDGLTKQHFDMVFSGLAEAKTSKEAIVDILKGFIEYPNEDLDKILEIKGLKSLSKEEVEEIIENIINQNIEVVNSKGMGAMGMLMGRCMAELRGKADGKIINTVLKNKLMEKANK; via the coding sequence ATGGAATTAAATTACAATGAATTAGGATTAAAAGTAGGATTAGAAATACACCAACAATTAAACACCAAAAGAAAACTTTTTTGTAATTGTCCCACATTAATACGAGAGGACAGCCCAGACGGAGAAATACAACGAACATTACGAACATCCCAGAGCGAAATGGGAGAAATTGATAAAGCCGCACTTATTGAATCCAAAAAAGGCAAAAAAAATATTTACCAATATTATAATGATACAACCTGTCTTGTGGAATTGGACGAAGAACCTCCACATGCTCCCTCAGAAGAAGCCATAAAAACAGCCTTGGAAGTATCTTATTTAATGAATATGGAGGCAGTTAATGAAATACAGACAATGAGAAAAATAGTAATTGACGGTTCAAATACTAGCGGATTTCAAAGAACAGCCTATATATCCCAGGATGGATTTATTGAAACAGAGCACGGGAGAGTAGGAATAACCAGCCTTTGTTTAGAGGAGGATGCATGTAGAAAAATAGAGGGCAATGATAGTTATACAATATATAGAGTGGATAGGTTGGGAATACCATTATTAGAGATAACCACAGAACCCGACATAACTAACCCCAAAATGGGAAAAGAAAGTGCAAAAAGAATAGGTAGCATATTAAGAGCAACTGGAATGGCTAAAAGGGGGCTGGGCACTATAAGGCAGGATGTAAATGTATCCATAAAAAATGGTGCAAGAATTGAAGCAAAAGGAGTCCAAAATCTTGATTTAATTGAAAAAGTTATTGAAAATGAAGTAATAAGGCAGATGAATTTAATAGAAATAGCAAAAACATTGCAGGAAAGAAATGCCGAAGCCATACACAACATAATAGATATTACAGAATTATTAAAGAATACTAATTCAAAAGTATTAAAAAGTGCTTTAAAAAAGAAAAATGGAAAAATTAAGGCAGTAGTATTAAAAGGATTTGGAGGACTTGTTGGAAAAGAAATTCAGGAAGGTAGAAGGTTGGGAACTGAATTATCAGACCGGGCAAAAATCATTGCAGGAGTTGGAGGATTATTCCACACCGATGAGCTCCCACATTACGGCATAACAGGGGAAGAAGTAAAATTATTGAAAGAATATATAAACAGCATAATATCAATTACAGAACAGGATGCCATTGTATTGGTGGCAGATGAAAATAATAAAGTAGATAATGCCTTAAATGCCATATTAACCAGAGCGGAAGAGGCGATCTTAGGGGTTCCAGAAGAAACCAGAAAAGCCTTGGAAAATGGAAATACCTCTTATTTAAGGCCACTTGCAGGTTCGGCGAGAATGTATCCTGAAACAGATATTCCAGCTATTTATTTAGAGGAGGAATATATTCAGAGCATAAAAGACAATTTACCAGAGATGCCAGAAACAAAATTAAAACGATTTATAAAAGAATATGAATTAAATGAGGATTTGGCAAATATTATGGTTTCCTCATATAAAGTAAATATGTTTGAAGAGTTATGCAAAAATCATAACACTATAAAACCTACGCTAATAGCCACCACCCTTGAAGCTACGCTGAGAGAAATTAAAAGGGAAGGACATAATACTGACGGACTAACAAAACAACATTTTGATATGGTATTTAGTGGATTGGCAGAAGCAAAAACTTCAAAAGAAGCTATTGTAGATATATTAAAAGGATTTATAGAATATCCTAATGAAGATTTAGATAAAATTTTAGAAATAAAAGGATTGAAATCACTTTCAAAAGAGGAAGTTGAAGAAATAATTGAAAATATAATAAATCAAAACATAGAAGTTGTAAATAGTAAAGGTATGGGTGCTATGGGTATGTTGATGGGTAGATGTATGGCGGAGCTCCGAGGTAAAGCCGATGGAAAAATTATAAACACCGTGTTAAAAAATAAATTAATGGAAAAGGCAAATAAATAA
- the cmk gene encoding (d)CMP kinase — MIITIGGLPGTGTTTIAKLISEKYNLNHVCAGFIFRDMAKEMGMGLQEFSKYAEENPNIDHEIDRKQVELAKEGNIVLEGRLATWMLKKNSVEPTISIWLRAPSMVRCERISERECEDINTALNKMINRENSEKKRYKELYDINIDDLSIYDIIINSSAWNIEGVFSIIDRAIANKSK; from the coding sequence ATGATAATAACTATTGGAGGACTTCCGGGAACTGGAACCACAACCATAGCAAAGCTAATATCTGAAAAATATAATTTAAATCATGTTTGTGCAGGTTTTATTTTTCGAGATATGGCAAAAGAAATGGGTATGGGGCTCCAAGAATTTAGCAAGTATGCCGAAGAAAATCCTAATATTGACCATGAGATTGATAGAAAACAGGTCGAATTGGCAAAAGAAGGAAATATAGTTCTTGAAGGAAGACTTGCTACATGGATGCTCAAAAAAAATTCAGTTGAACCAACCATTTCAATATGGTTGAGGGCTCCTTCAATGGTTAGGTGTGAAAGAATAAGCGAAAGAGAATGCGAAGATATAAACACCGCACTAAATAAGATGATAAATAGAGAAAATAGCGAAAAGAAACGCTATAAAGAATTATATGACATAAATATAGATGATTTATCAATATATGATATTATTATAAATTCATCGGCATGGAATATAGAGGGCGTATTTAGTATTATAGATAGGGCAATAGCCAATAAATCTAAATAA
- a CDS encoding pyridoxamine 5'-phosphate oxidase family protein, whose translation MVKLTEEMKKSLNEAIVFLGTASKDGIPNIAPMKALKVIDDETVVICDNFMLKTLKNIKENPNVSIATADCRENPFQYKGVAEYHTEGEWFEIAKEIDAQFNKIPKGAIVIKIKEVYNLKSGEDAGKLLLKDE comes from the coding sequence ATGGTAAAATTAACCGAAGAAATGAAAAAATCACTAAATGAAGCCATTGTATTTCTTGGCACAGCTTCAAAAGACGGAATACCAAATATAGCACCTATGAAAGCGCTAAAAGTAATAGATGATGAAACTGTTGTTATATGCGATAATTTCATGCTTAAAACATTAAAAAATATTAAAGAAAATCCAAATGTTTCAATTGCTACGGCTGATTGTAGGGAAAATCCATTCCAATACAAAGGAGTTGCAGAATATCATACAGAAGGGGAATGGTTTGAAATTGCAAAAGAAATAGATGCACAATTTAACAAAATTCCAAAAGGGGCCATTGTAATAAAAATAAAAGAAGTATATAATTTAAAATCTGGTGAAGATGCTGGAAAATTACTTTTAAAAGATGAATAA
- a CDS encoding 50S ribosomal protein L14e, producing MIAVEVGRVCVKTLGREAGNTCVIVDVLDKNFVVIDGNVKRRRCNLKHLEATDKTVEIEKGASTEEAKMALDTAGLL from the coding sequence ATGATAGCAGTAGAAGTAGGAAGAGTATGTGTTAAAACATTGGGAAGAGAAGCAGGAAACACCTGTGTAATTGTAGATGTATTAGACAAAAACTTTGTTGTAATCGACGGAAATGTAAAAAGAAGAAGATGCAACTTAAAACACCTCGAAGCAACCGATAAAACAGTTGAAATCGAGAAAGGGGCTTCAACAGAAGAGGCTAAAATGGCATTAGATACAGCAGGCTTATTATAA